In Gemmata obscuriglobus, a single genomic region encodes these proteins:
- a CDS encoding phosphoribosylaminoimidazolesuccinocarboxamide synthase has protein sequence MSADPLLQSQVPGHTPRRGKVRDVYDLGDTLVIVATDRISAFDWVLPTPIPGKGQILTQMTLFWFKWLNIPNHLISANLSDLPPAFQREELEGRVMLVKKATVVPVECVARGYLLGSVWKEYQRHSTVCGLALPKGLRLASKLPEPLFTPATKAEDGAHDENITFEVMAKAAGADTAAELKAKTLDVYRRAAAHAESRGIILADTKLEWGRLPSGELILIDEVLTPDSSRFWPKDRYREGESPSSFDKQFVRDWLEASDWDKASPPPVLPEGVVNSTLDKYREALDRLTS, from the coding sequence ATGTCTGCCGACCCCTTGTTGCAAAGTCAGGTGCCCGGACACACCCCGCGGCGCGGCAAAGTGCGCGACGTGTACGACCTCGGCGACACCCTCGTCATCGTCGCGACCGACCGCATCAGCGCGTTCGACTGGGTGCTCCCCACGCCGATCCCGGGTAAGGGCCAGATCCTCACCCAGATGACGCTGTTCTGGTTCAAGTGGCTCAACATCCCGAACCACCTCATCAGCGCGAACCTCTCTGATTTGCCGCCGGCGTTCCAGCGCGAGGAACTCGAGGGGCGCGTCATGCTCGTGAAAAAGGCCACCGTCGTGCCGGTGGAGTGCGTTGCGCGCGGCTACCTGCTGGGGTCCGTCTGGAAGGAGTACCAGCGCCACAGCACCGTCTGCGGGCTCGCGCTCCCGAAGGGGCTGCGGCTCGCGAGCAAACTGCCCGAACCGCTGTTCACCCCCGCGACCAAGGCCGAGGACGGCGCGCACGACGAGAACATCACGTTCGAGGTGATGGCGAAAGCGGCCGGGGCCGACACCGCGGCCGAGCTGAAAGCGAAAACCCTCGACGTGTACCGCCGCGCGGCGGCGCACGCCGAGAGCCGCGGCATCATCCTCGCCGACACGAAGCTCGAATGGGGCCGGCTCCCGAGCGGCGAGTTGATCCTGATTGACGAGGTGCTGACCCCGGACAGCTCGCGGTTCTGGCCCAAGGACCGGTACCGCGAGGGGGAATCGCCGTCGTCGTTCGACAAGCAGTTCGTGCGCGACTGGCTCGAAGCGAGCGACTGGGACAAGGCCAGCCCGCCGCCGGTGCTGCCGGAAGGGGTGGTGAACAGCACCCTCGACAAGTACCGCGAAGCGCTCGACCGGCTCACGAGCTGA
- a CDS encoding nucleotidyltransferase domain-containing protein, producing MPTSHDLDLTALARWANERVPDALFWTVSGSHSYGFPSADSDIDLRGCFRAPLRALAGLRPPAETLEPKGTLDGREVEAVAHEAGKYLRMLCKHNGYVLEQVFSPLVAHGADFLARLRPVAAKCVTKHCYNHYRGFLHTQRQQFEKESPKRAKTLLYAYRVALTGVHLLETGEVETHLPTLNERFKLPFVPELIERKAGAEFGALSAVDVEFHTRQLTEWEHRLAAAHEASTLPTDAPAHELNALLLELRDLR from the coding sequence GTGCCCACGTCACACGACCTCGACCTGACCGCCCTCGCCCGCTGGGCCAACGAGCGCGTCCCCGACGCGCTGTTCTGGACCGTCAGCGGGTCGCACAGTTACGGGTTCCCGTCCGCGGACAGCGACATCGACCTGCGCGGGTGCTTCCGCGCGCCGCTCCGCGCCCTCGCGGGGCTGCGCCCGCCGGCCGAAACCCTGGAGCCGAAGGGGACGCTCGACGGGCGCGAGGTCGAGGCGGTGGCGCACGAGGCCGGCAAGTACCTGCGGATGCTGTGCAAGCACAACGGCTACGTTCTGGAACAGGTGTTCTCGCCGCTCGTGGCGCACGGGGCGGATTTCCTCGCGCGGCTGCGCCCCGTGGCCGCGAAATGCGTGACGAAGCACTGCTACAACCACTACCGGGGGTTCCTGCACACCCAGCGGCAGCAGTTCGAGAAGGAAAGCCCCAAGCGCGCCAAAACGCTCCTGTACGCGTACCGGGTGGCCCTCACCGGGGTTCACCTGCTCGAAACGGGCGAGGTGGAAACGCACCTGCCCACGCTCAACGAGCGGTTCAAACTCCCCTTCGTCCCCGAACTGATCGAGCGCAAGGCGGGCGCCGAGTTCGGTGCCCTGAGCGCCGTCGATGTCGAGTTCCACACCCGCCAGCTTACCGAATGGGAGCACCGGCTCGCCGCCGCGCACGAAGCGAGCACGCTGCCGACCGACGCGCCCGCACACGAACTGAACGCGCTGCTGCTCGAACTGCGCGACCTGCGCTGA